Proteins found in one Candidatus Cetobacterium colombiensis genomic segment:
- the glgB gene encoding 1,4-alpha-glucan branching protein GlgB: MNYTLYKKFGAHIKKVNGVTGVSFTLWAPNAIKVSVVGDFNNWDGKKHYMDRDIKTGIWSLFIPYLNEGTVYKYMIADKNHKIFLKSDPFAFYSEVRPNTASIVYNPFKTFPWEDSIWLEERGKESLYKKPISIYELHLGSWRRHYNRGEGLEDGSEFLNYREIAEKLVPYILETGFTHIEILPLTEHPLDTSWGYQGVGYFSITSRYGTPEDFKFLVNECHKAGIGVILDWVPGHFCKDAHGLYRFDGTPLFEYDNEILGENPTWGTANFDFTKPFVRNFLLSSATFLFEHFHIDGIRADAVSNLLYLEYGREKTGLKNALGGDAKLEAIDFLRTLNETIFKLYKNPLMIAEEATSWPLVTAPTYKGGLGFNYKWNMGWMNDMLKYMSYSPCERERNQNLLTFSLMYAFSENFVLALSHDEVVHGKKSLLDKMSGDYIQKFDSLRMFYGFMFGHPGKKLLFMGGEFGQFIEWRYYEELEWKLLKYPQHDSLKTYVSKLNEFYKSEPALWSKDSTPDGFQWINHKTHTQKLVTFIRKTDNPDDFILVVCNFTKDEYIHHPIGVPRMVEYEEVFNSDKNIFGGGNQLNSEIIKPMNRDLDDQPFSISINIAPLCTLFLKPIFKKRGN, encoded by the coding sequence ATGAACTATACTCTTTATAAAAAATTCGGAGCTCATATAAAAAAAGTAAATGGTGTAACGGGGGTTTCATTTACTCTTTGGGCACCCAATGCTATTAAAGTATCTGTTGTAGGAGACTTTAATAATTGGGATGGAAAAAAACATTATATGGATAGAGATATAAAAACTGGAATTTGGTCTCTTTTTATTCCTTATTTAAATGAAGGAACAGTTTATAAGTATATGATTGCTGATAAAAATCATAAAATATTTTTAAAAAGTGATCCTTTTGCTTTTTATTCTGAAGTTAGACCTAATACTGCTTCTATTGTCTACAACCCTTTTAAAACTTTTCCGTGGGAAGATAGTATTTGGTTAGAAGAACGAGGTAAAGAGAGCCTCTATAAAAAACCAATTAGTATTTATGAATTACATTTAGGTTCTTGGAGAAGACACTACAACCGAGGAGAAGGACTTGAAGATGGTAGTGAATTTTTGAACTATCGAGAAATTGCTGAAAAACTTGTTCCATATATTTTAGAAACTGGTTTTACACATATTGAAATTCTACCTCTTACTGAACATCCTCTAGATACTTCTTGGGGATATCAAGGTGTAGGATACTTTTCTATCACTAGTAGATATGGAACTCCTGAAGATTTTAAATTTTTAGTTAATGAATGTCATAAAGCTGGAATCGGGGTTATTTTAGATTGGGTTCCTGGACATTTTTGTAAAGACGCTCACGGTTTATACCGTTTTGATGGAACGCCTCTTTTTGAATACGACAACGAAATTTTGGGGGAAAATCCCACTTGGGGAACTGCTAACTTTGACTTTACTAAACCCTTTGTAAGAAACTTTTTATTATCAAGTGCAACATTTTTATTCGAACATTTTCATATTGATGGTATTCGTGCCGATGCAGTATCTAACCTTTTGTACTTAGAGTATGGTCGTGAAAAAACAGGACTTAAAAATGCTTTAGGTGGAGATGCTAAACTAGAAGCCATTGATTTCTTAAGAACACTCAACGAAACAATTTTTAAATTATATAAAAATCCACTTATGATTGCCGAGGAAGCTACTTCTTGGCCTTTAGTCACAGCTCCAACTTATAAAGGTGGACTAGGATTCAACTATAAATGGAATATGGGATGGATGAATGATATGTTGAAATATATGTCTTATTCTCCATGTGAAAGAGAAAGAAACCAAAACCTTCTTACTTTTTCTCTTATGTATGCATTTAGTGAAAACTTTGTACTTGCCTTGTCACATGATGAGGTAGTTCATGGAAAAAAATCTCTTCTTGATAAAATGAGTGGAGATTATATACAAAAATTCGATTCCCTTAGAATGTTTTATGGGTTTATGTTTGGACACCCTGGAAAAAAACTTCTTTTTATGGGAGGAGAATTCGGTCAATTTATTGAATGGAGGTATTATGAAGAGTTAGAATGGAAACTTTTAAAATATCCTCAACACGATTCTTTAAAAACTTATGTTAGTAAGTTAAATGAATTTTACAAATCTGAACCTGCTCTTTGGAGCAAAGATTCAACACCTGATGGATTTCAGTGGATAAATCATAAAACTCATACTCAGAAACTTGTTACTTTTATTAGAAAAACTGATAATCCTGATGATTTTATTTTAGTAGTTTGTAATTTCACAAAAGATGAATATATTCATCATCCAATTGGAGTTCCAAGGATGGTGGAATACGAAGAGGTCTTCAATAGTGATAAAAACATATTTGGAGGAGGAAATCAGCTTAATAGTGAAATTATTAAACCAATGAATAGAGACCTTGATGATCAACCGTTCTCTATTTCTATAAATATAGCTCCACTTTGTACATTGTTTTTAAAACCAATATTTAAAAAAAGGGGGAATTAA
- the porA gene encoding pyruvate ferredoxin oxidoreductase, with product MSIRERMSGNEAVATAMRQINPDVMPAFPITPSTEVPQYFSKYVADGNVNTEFIPVESEHSAMSAAIGAQAAGARTMTATSSCGLALMWEMLYVASSMRLPITMALINRALTGPININADHSDSMGARDTGWIQIYSETNQEAYDNYIQAVKIAEDPRVMLPAMVCQDGFITSHAVENIELLEDEKVKAFVGEYNPEDYLLNSARPISHGPYDTANFYMEHKVQQAHAMTNARQVIKEVARDFEKLTGRKYSFFEEYKMKDADVAIVIINSSAGTAKEAVDQLRAEGKRVGLIKIRVFRPFPFDELKHSLTGKKVVGVMDKCEGFSGAGGPLFAEVRSALYDSHDRPEMFNYVYGLGGRDVTVESIKKVFNELLYEAHAKQLIEDQVEIAYNPELLLAEVADFEVGRVYRHLGVRG from the coding sequence ATGAGTATAAGAGAGAGAATGTCAGGAAATGAAGCTGTAGCCACAGCCATGAGACAAATAAATCCAGATGTAATGCCAGCATTTCCAATTACACCATCAACTGAAGTACCGCAATACTTCTCTAAATATGTAGCTGATGGAAATGTAAATACAGAGTTTATTCCAGTAGAATCAGAACATAGTGCTATGTCTGCTGCAATAGGAGCTCAGGCGGCTGGAGCAAGAACTATGACTGCAACATCATCTTGTGGGTTAGCTTTAATGTGGGAGATGTTATATGTGGCTTCTTCAATGAGATTGCCTATAACTATGGCACTTATAAATAGAGCATTAACAGGACCTATCAACATAAACGCAGATCACAGTGACTCTATGGGTGCTAGAGACACAGGATGGATTCAAATTTATAGTGAAACAAACCAAGAAGCATATGATAACTATATTCAGGCTGTAAAAATAGCTGAAGATCCAAGAGTTATGTTACCAGCAATGGTTTGCCAAGATGGATTTATAACATCACATGCTGTTGAAAATATAGAGCTATTAGAGGATGAAAAAGTAAAGGCTTTTGTAGGAGAATACAATCCAGAAGATTATTTATTAAACTCTGCTAGACCAATATCTCATGGTCCATATGATACAGCTAACTTCTATATGGAGCATAAAGTTCAACAAGCTCATGCAATGACAAATGCAAGACAAGTTATAAAAGAGGTTGCAAGAGATTTTGAAAAATTAACAGGTAGAAAATATTCATTCTTTGAAGAATACAAAATGAAAGATGCAGATGTAGCTATAGTTATTATAAACTCAAGTGCTGGAACGGCAAAAGAAGCTGTAGATCAACTTAGAGCTGAAGGAAAAAGAGTTGGTTTAATTAAAATTAGAGTATTCAGACCTTTCCCATTTGATGAATTAAAACATAGTTTAACAGGAAAAAAAGTTGTTGGAGTGATGGATAAGTGTGAAGGGTTCTCTGGAGCAGGTGGACCACTTTTTGCAGAAGTAAGATCAGCTCTTTATGATTCTCATGATAGACCAGAGATGTTTAACTATGTTTATGGACTAGGTGGAAGAGATGTAACTGTAGAGTCTATAAAAAAAGTTTTCAATGAATTACTATATGAAGCACATGCAAAACAACTTATAGAGGATCAAGTGGAAATAGCTTACAACCCAGAACTACTTTTAGCAGAAGTAGCAGATTTTGAAGTTGGTAGAGTTTACAGACATTTAGGAGTAAGGGGGTAG
- a CDS encoding thiamine pyrophosphate-dependent enzyme, whose amino-acid sequence MAYNFKEEMNKPERLTGGHRLCAGCGAGVAARGVLRALKTEDKAVIANATGCLEVSTFMYPYTAWKDSFIHSAFENAGATLSGVEGAYNALKRRGKIDDTYKFIAFGGDGGTYDIGFQSLSGAMERGHDMVYVCYDNGAYMNTGIQRSSATPRYADTTTSPVGKESNGKVQSRKDLTAIIADHNIPYVAQTTFIGNMKDLHEKSEKAIYTEGAAFLNVLAPCPRGWRYSTEKLMEMCKLAVETCYWPLFEVINGEWKLSYRPKNKLPITEFIKDQGRFAHLFKPGNEHLIEEMQNEVDRRWEALLKRCGEEI is encoded by the coding sequence ATGGCATACAATTTTAAAGAGGAAATGAATAAACCAGAAAGATTAACTGGAGGACATAGACTTTGTGCAGGATGTGGAGCTGGAGTTGCTGCAAGAGGAGTTTTAAGAGCTCTTAAAACTGAAGATAAAGCAGTAATAGCCAATGCTACAGGATGTTTAGAAGTATCTACTTTTATGTATCCATATACTGCTTGGAAGGATTCTTTTATTCACAGTGCTTTTGAAAATGCAGGAGCAACTTTAAGTGGAGTAGAAGGAGCTTATAATGCTTTAAAAAGAAGAGGAAAAATAGATGATACATACAAATTCATAGCTTTTGGAGGAGATGGAGGAACTTATGATATAGGATTCCAATCTTTATCTGGAGCTATGGAAAGAGGACATGATATGGTTTATGTATGCTATGACAATGGAGCATATATGAATACAGGAATTCAAAGATCATCAGCGACACCAAGATATGCAGATACAACAACTTCACCAGTGGGAAAAGAAAGCAATGGTAAAGTTCAAAGTAGAAAAGATTTAACAGCTATTATCGCAGATCACAATATTCCATATGTAGCTCAAACAACATTTATAGGAAATATGAAAGATTTACATGAAAAATCAGAAAAGGCAATTTATACAGAAGGAGCAGCATTTTTAAATGTATTAGCACCATGTCCAAGAGGGTGGAGATATTCTACTGAGAAATTAATGGAAATGTGTAAATTAGCTGTTGAAACATGCTATTGGCCATTATTTGAAGTTATAAATGGAGAATGGAAACTATCTTATAGACCTAAAAACAAACTTCCAATAACTGAGTTTATAAAGGATCAAGGTAGATTTGCTCACCTGTTTAAACCAGGCAATGAACATCTAATAGAAGAGATGCAAAATGAAGTAGATAGAAGATGGGAAGCTCTTTTAAAGAGATGTGGAGAAGAAATTTAA
- the mgtE gene encoding magnesium transporter — MFQTKVKELLLKKDLKGLKEVLNLETPVNIAEYIEVNSDNEKDMVILFRLLHKELAAEVFANLDADEQIKIVGSINDDKLQSLLEELYFDDMIDFLEEMPSNVVKRVLENYKHENRSLINQFLSYEEDSAGSLMTIEYLSLKSSQTVKESLEQIRKNAEELETIDVAYVIDKNKKLEGEITLKKLLSSNDDEIIENIMDKNILSVKTSTNQEEAVKLFKKYDLTVLPVIDKENILIGIITIDDMVDVIEEENTEDFQKMAAMAPSKEEYLGTSVLHLAKNRLTWLLVLMVSATFTGSIISKYEEVIEQMVVLAAAIPMLMDTGGNAGSQSSTLIIRGMALGEIKIGDYLKVVWKELRVSLIVGLGLGLVNFLRMKLILKQDLKMSMLVSITLGITVIIAKLVGGLLPIGAKKLKLDPAIMAGPLVTTIVDALALVIYFYLAMFLYSDVLR, encoded by the coding sequence ATGTTTCAAACAAAAGTAAAAGAGCTTCTATTAAAAAAAGATTTAAAAGGTCTAAAGGAGGTTCTAAACTTAGAAACTCCTGTAAATATAGCTGAATATATTGAGGTCAATAGTGATAATGAAAAGGATATGGTTATTCTTTTTAGACTTTTGCATAAAGAGTTAGCAGCAGAGGTATTTGCAAACTTAGACGCCGATGAACAAATAAAAATTGTAGGGTCAATAAACGATGATAAGCTACAATCTTTATTAGAAGAGCTATATTTTGATGATATGATTGACTTTTTAGAAGAGATGCCTTCAAATGTTGTAAAAAGAGTACTTGAAAATTACAAACATGAAAACAGATCTTTAATAAATCAATTTTTGTCTTATGAAGAGGATTCTGCAGGAAGTTTAATGACCATTGAGTACCTTTCTCTAAAAAGTAGCCAAACTGTAAAAGAGAGTTTAGAGCAGATTAGAAAAAATGCTGAAGAACTTGAAACAATAGATGTTGCCTACGTTATTGATAAAAATAAAAAATTAGAGGGAGAAATTACATTAAAAAAACTATTATCTTCTAATGATGATGAAATTATAGAAAATATAATGGATAAAAATATATTATCTGTAAAAACTTCAACAAATCAAGAAGAAGCAGTTAAATTATTTAAAAAATATGATTTAACAGTTTTACCTGTAATTGACAAAGAGAATATTTTAATAGGAATAATAACAATAGATGACATGGTAGATGTAATTGAAGAGGAAAATACAGAGGATTTCCAAAAGATGGCTGCAATGGCACCAAGTAAAGAGGAGTATTTAGGAACGTCTGTTTTACATTTGGCTAAAAATCGTTTAACTTGGCTTTTAGTTTTAATGGTTTCAGCTACATTTACAGGATCAATAATTAGTAAATATGAAGAAGTAATAGAACAGATGGTAGTTTTAGCAGCAGCAATTCCAATGCTTATGGATACAGGTGGAAATGCTGGTTCTCAATCGTCAACTCTTATAATTAGAGGAATGGCTTTAGGTGAAATAAAAATAGGAGACTACTTGAAAGTTGTATGGAAAGAGTTGAGAGTTAGTTTAATTGTAGGATTAGGATTAGGGCTTGTAAACTTTTTACGTATGAAACTTATTTTAAAACAAGATTTAAAAATGTCAATGTTAGTTTCTATAACTTTAGGAATAACAGTTATTATAGCTAAACTTGTTGGAGGATTACTTCCAATTGGTGCTAAAAAATTAAAATTAGACCCAGCTATAATGGCAGGACCACTTGTAACTACAATAGTTGATGCATTGGCGTTAGTAATTTATTTTTACTTGGCAATGTTTTTATATAGTGATGTATTAAGATAA
- a CDS encoding polysaccharide deacetylase family protein — MKFLKFLFILSLTCVSLLAQGTKKIALTFDDGPKAKITEEILEVLKENNAKATFFILGSNGKRYPKILEKIHEDGHQLANHSYNHPNLRKIPLAEVKKELESTNKIITDVTGEKVVYFRPPYGSLGQVRKEEVKKQLGMESVMWNICPKDWEKKSDTDYIAKFLIENSKDNGIVLLHDHSKTAKALKIAIPQLKSQGFEFVTVEELNKSKK, encoded by the coding sequence ATGAAATTTTTAAAGTTTTTATTTATTTTAAGTTTAACGTGTGTTTCTCTTTTAGCTCAAGGAACTAAAAAGATAGCTTTAACTTTTGATGACGGTCCAAAAGCAAAGATAACTGAAGAGATATTAGAGGTTTTAAAAGAAAATAATGCTAAAGCAACTTTTTTTATTTTAGGTTCAAATGGAAAAAGATACCCTAAGATTTTAGAAAAAATTCATGAGGATGGTCATCAATTGGCAAATCACTCGTACAATCATCCAAATTTAAGAAAAATTCCATTGGCAGAAGTGAAAAAAGAATTAGAGAGCACGAATAAAATTATAACTGATGTAACAGGGGAAAAAGTTGTTTATTTTAGACCTCCGTATGGTTCACTTGGACAAGTAAGAAAAGAAGAGGTAAAAAAACAGTTGGGAATGGAATCTGTTATGTGGAATATATGTCCAAAAGATTGGGAAAAAAAATCTGACACAGATTATATAGCTAAATTTTTAATAGAAAATTCAAAAGATAATGGAATAGTATTATTACATGATCACAGTAAGACAGCTAAGGCCTTAAAAATAGCAATACCTCAGCTAAAGTCCCAAGGGTTCGAGTTTGTGACGGTAGAAGAACTAAATAAAAGTAAAAAATAA
- a CDS encoding YjiH family protein → MVINTFKFGFYSFIGIWLFLVPVVIGGESAMLLGHIKSYIVNGYVGVVKSLMIGFATVTIVGTILGIKKKSFNDKVLDEFFISSKFVSIVRIIGATSLILIAYNLMPNVIGDVLADEGTGLMMIDELLPTILVTFLLEVMLIPLLTSFGLVEFIGTLIAPYMRRLFRVPGYAAIDALASFVGDGTIGIVVTDQQYEKGYYTQKEAAIIATSFSLVGISFAIMMADLLRLSHIFGYFYGSIVVCTILTGVVISRLPLKKFKDSYYTEGEAPNEKDTSMGYALRLASDVAGKTKATKVLKDSFIKVLTIYVTFTPVIMLVGTIGLVLAEKTTVFQVITAPMVPILEFIGFKKEIAEYMAPSMIIGITDMWLPAVFIKDCPSELARFVIGGLTFSQLIYFSETGIILMNSKIGFNFIDVMKIFFLRSIVAFPMIYGVGLIMLKIGLLVN, encoded by the coding sequence GTGGTAATCAATACTTTTAAATTCGGATTTTATTCTTTTATAGGAATCTGGCTTTTTTTAGTTCCAGTAGTAATTGGAGGAGAGTCAGCAATGCTTTTAGGGCATATAAAAAGTTACATAGTCAATGGCTATGTGGGAGTTGTAAAATCTTTAATGATAGGATTTGCCACTGTCACCATCGTTGGGACTATTTTAGGAATAAAGAAAAAATCTTTTAATGATAAGGTTTTAGATGAATTTTTTATAAGTAGTAAATTTGTATCGATTGTTAGAATTATTGGAGCAACATCATTGATTTTGATAGCATATAATCTTATGCCAAATGTAATAGGAGATGTTTTAGCAGATGAAGGAACTGGGCTTATGATGATAGATGAGTTGTTACCTACTATTTTAGTAACTTTTTTATTAGAAGTTATGCTTATTCCTCTTTTAACATCTTTTGGTTTAGTTGAATTTATAGGAACTTTAATAGCTCCTTATATGAGAAGATTGTTTAGAGTTCCTGGCTATGCAGCAATAGATGCATTGGCATCTTTTGTAGGAGACGGGACAATAGGAATTGTTGTTACAGATCAGCAGTATGAAAAGGGATATTACACTCAAAAAGAGGCGGCAATAATAGCTACATCTTTTTCTTTAGTTGGAATATCATTTGCTATAATGATGGCAGATTTACTTAGATTATCACATATATTTGGATATTTTTATGGTTCTATTGTAGTTTGTACAATTTTAACAGGAGTTGTAATTTCGAGACTCCCATTAAAAAAATTTAAAGACAGCTACTATACAGAGGGAGAAGCTCCAAATGAAAAAGATACAAGTATGGGTTATGCTTTGAGATTAGCATCAGATGTAGCTGGAAAAACAAAAGCAACAAAGGTTTTAAAAGATTCTTTTATAAAAGTTTTAACAATCTATGTAACTTTTACTCCAGTTATAATGCTTGTGGGAACAATAGGTTTAGTACTTGCTGAAAAAACAACAGTTTTTCAAGTGATAACAGCACCTATGGTGCCTATTTTAGAATTTATTGGCTTTAAAAAAGAGATTGCTGAGTATATGGCACCATCTATGATAATTGGAATTACTGATATGTGGTTACCAGCTGTTTTTATAAAGGATTGTCCAAGTGAATTAGCAAGATTTGTTATTGGTGGGTTGACATTTTCTCAACTAATATATTTTAGCGAAACAGGAATTATTCTTATGAATTCAAAGATAGGATTTAATTTTATAGATGTAATGAAGATATTTTTCTTAAGAAGTATAGTTGCTTTTCCAATGATATATGGAGTTGGATTAATTATGCTTAAAATAGGATTGCTTGTAAATTAA
- a CDS encoding 2-oxoacid:acceptor oxidoreductase family protein codes for MGKMVEIRWHGRGGQGAKTASLLLADVAFSSGMYVQGFPEYGPERMGAPITAYNRIGEEQIRVHSNIYEPNFVVVVDESLIKSIEVEKGLKKDGAIIINSERTPDELREELRGYKGRLYTCNARKISEECLGKYFPNTPMLGAVVKVSGLIPEEEFIKNMEESFKHKFSTKPQVLEGNMCALKRSMDEVEE; via the coding sequence ATGGGTAAAATGGTAGAAATCAGATGGCATGGTAGAGGGGGACAAGGTGCAAAAACAGCTTCCCTTTTGTTAGCAGACGTAGCATTTAGTAGTGGAATGTATGTTCAGGGATTTCCAGAGTATGGACCAGAGAGAATGGGTGCGCCAATAACAGCTTATAATCGTATAGGAGAAGAGCAAATAAGAGTTCATTCTAATATATATGAACCAAACTTTGTCGTTGTAGTTGATGAAAGTTTAATAAAATCTATTGAAGTAGAAAAAGGTCTTAAAAAAGATGGAGCAATAATTATAAATAGTGAGAGAACACCTGATGAATTAAGAGAGGAGTTAAGAGGATATAAAGGAAGACTTTATACATGCAACGCTAGAAAAATATCTGAAGAGTGTTTAGGAAAATATTTTCCAAATACGCCAATGTTAGGAGCAGTAGTTAAAGTAAGTGGGCTTATTCCAGAAGAGGAATTTATAAAAAATATGGAGGAGTCATTTAAACATAAATTTAGCACTAAACCTCAAGTTTTAGAGGGAAATATGTGTGCATTAAAGCGTTCAATGGATGAGGTGGAAGAATAA
- a CDS encoding helix-turn-helix transcriptional regulator, with protein sequence MKGDLEILEEYRKVAKFMSKCYGENVEVVLHDLRDVSCSSIEIFNNHVSGREIGSPMSEFGLKILKEKLYEDKEFITNSKGVVGGKILRSSTFFIKNSEEEIIGMVCVNVDVSVYLNIAYQMENMANFGLNLKDEKEIVAEVDFPNSVKEMINKALLEILKGKISWKEIDGEGKLDVIKKLNQKGIFDLRGGVSEVSEILKVSESTIYRYLSKI encoded by the coding sequence TTGAAGGGAGATTTAGAGATATTAGAAGAGTATCGAAAAGTAGCAAAATTTATGTCTAAGTGTTATGGAGAAAATGTCGAAGTAGTACTGCATGATTTAAGAGATGTAAGTTGTTCTAGTATTGAGATATTTAATAACCATGTGAGTGGTAGAGAAATAGGTTCTCCCATGAGTGAATTTGGTTTGAAAATTTTAAAAGAAAAATTGTATGAAGATAAGGAGTTTATAACAAATTCTAAAGGAGTTGTAGGAGGAAAAATACTTAGATCCTCAACATTTTTCATAAAAAATTCAGAAGAAGAGATTATTGGAATGGTATGTGTAAATGTAGATGTAAGTGTGTATTTAAACATAGCTTACCAAATGGAAAATATGGCGAATTTTGGATTAAATTTAAAAGATGAAAAAGAGATAGTGGCAGAAGTTGATTTTCCAAATTCTGTAAAAGAGATGATAAATAAGGCTCTTTTAGAAATTTTAAAGGGAAAAATATCTTGGAAAGAGATAGATGGAGAAGGCAAGCTGGATGTTATAAAAAAACTTAATCAAAAAGGAATATTTGATTTAAGAGGCGGAGTTTCTGAAGTTTCAGAGATTTTAAAAGTTTCTGAATCAACAATATATCGTTATTTAAGCAAAATTTAA
- a CDS encoding cold-shock protein produces the protein MKGTVKWFNEEKGFGFITGEDGKDVFAHFSQIKKDGFKKLVEGEEVTFDVVQGERGPQASNIVTVK, from the coding sequence ATGAAAGGTACAGTTAAATGGTTTAACGAAGAAAAAGGATTTGGATTTATCACTGGTGAGGACGGGAAAGATGTATTCGCACACTTCTCTCAAATCAAGAAAGATGGATTCAAGAAGTTAGTAGAAGGAGAAGAAGTAACTTTTGACGTAGTTCAAGGTGAAAGAGGACCTCAAGCATCTAACATCGTAACTGTAAAGTAA
- a CDS encoding 4Fe-4S binding protein → MKNKNGRIIDETITWQEITPGGVVYEAGSAENFKTGDWKTMKVTFVEENCKQCLLCIPVCPDSAIPVKDGKRLDFDQDHCKGCGVCFAVCPFKAIEFTKA, encoded by the coding sequence ATGAAAAATAAAAATGGAAGAATAATAGATGAAACTATAACTTGGCAAGAGATAACACCAGGTGGTGTTGTTTATGAAGCTGGAAGTGCAGAAAACTTTAAAACTGGAGATTGGAAAACAATGAAAGTTACTTTTGTTGAAGAAAACTGTAAGCAATGCTTACTTTGTATTCCAGTTTGCCCAGATTCAGCTATTCCAGTAAAAGATGGAAAGAGATTGGATTTTGACCAAGACCACTGTAAAGGTTGTGGAGTTTGTTTTGCAGTTTGTCCATTTAAAGCAATAGAGTTTACAAAGGCCTAG
- a CDS encoding helix-turn-helix domain-containing protein, giving the protein MTLSKVDITIFKLLLNHESLSLEKIQFFLKVSIVTARNSLKNLNLFLKKYNFGEILKLKKEYSLILTTDSFNDLEQDFEVTLSSEERISYITILLIFEKKINLNSLTTVLNVSRNTLKNDLTQIKKFLKKFNINLKSISWQGIILQGGFNDIKAFSINYLIKILIKKEFNELIWILYGKFLNPLIKNYFDKFISKEVFSQIKAIQENIIKTFNFQLGVYDYKKIECILIYHTIFKEDILNSFYLNLNNLDEILKNDYEEIFFNLKKLNIFQGDDKLLQSLSMSILTITEEYIFSHYKDITTPISNRVQEIYSVTLNKKELSLLAEILSTAYFKYDFNIISYLNYFVTNYDIPKSVITDIKYTLKKKKIVLLEEDYYILAIYLYDTICTRYKNLKIDMNFLIIDSSFKNWLGQELKKEFLKHLSFLTIDIISIFNHPILDDSFVEKYDYILFTNYVDKKNLLDKHPNFKDKVYYIKYNDFFEVNNLWGQLFFGPGGEASLPFIKRKLKKNLE; this is encoded by the coding sequence GTGACTCTATCAAAAGTAGATATTACTATTTTTAAACTGCTTCTTAATCATGAATCACTCTCATTGGAAAAAATCCAATTTTTCTTAAAGGTTTCCATTGTAACAGCTAGAAATAGCTTGAAAAACCTTAATCTTTTTTTAAAAAAATATAACTTTGGAGAAATTTTAAAATTAAAAAAAGAATATTCTTTAATTTTAACTACAGATTCATTTAATGACTTAGAACAAGATTTTGAAGTTACTTTAAGTTCAGAAGAAAGAATCTCTTATATAACTATTTTATTAATTTTTGAAAAGAAGATTAATTTAAATTCCTTAACAACTGTATTAAATGTAAGTAGAAATACTTTAAAAAATGATCTAACTCAAATTAAAAAATTTTTAAAAAAATTTAATATAAATTTAAAAAGTATATCTTGGCAAGGGATTATTCTTCAAGGTGGATTTAATGATATCAAGGCCTTTAGTATTAATTATTTAATTAAAATACTTATAAAAAAAGAGTTCAATGAATTGATTTGGATTTTATATGGAAAATTTCTTAATCCTTTAATCAAAAATTATTTTGATAAATTTATTTCCAAGGAAGTTTTTTCTCAAATAAAAGCTATCCAAGAAAATATAATTAAAACTTTTAATTTCCAATTGGGAGTATACGATTATAAAAAAATAGAGTGCATTTTAATATATCACACTATTTTTAAGGAAGATATTTTAAATAGTTTTTACTTAAATTTAAATAATCTTGATGAAATCCTTAAAAATGATTACGAAGAGATTTTTTTTAATTTAAAAAAACTTAATATTTTTCAAGGGGATGATAAACTTCTTCAAAGTTTAAGTATGTCCATTTTAACTATCACAGAGGAATATATTTTTTCACACTACAAAGATATTACAACTCCAATTTCCAATAGAGTTCAGGAGATTTATAGTGTTACATTAAATAAAAAAGAACTTTCACTTTTAGCTGAAATTCTAAGTACTGCATATTTTAAATATGACTTTAATATTATTAGTTATCTAAATTATTTTGTAACAAACTATGATATTCCTAAAAGTGTTATCACTGACATTAAATATACTTTGAAAAAGAAAAAAATTGTTTTATTAGAAGAGGATTACTATATCTTGGCAATATATCTTTATGATACCATTTGCACTCGATATAAAAATTTGAAAATAGATATGAATTTTTTAATTATTGATTCTTCTTTTAAAAATTGGTTAGGACAAGAATTAAAAAAAGAGTTTTTAAAACATCTTTCATTCTTAACAATAGATATAATCTCTATTTTTAACCATCCAATTTTAGATGACTCCTTTGTTGAAAAATATGACTATATTTTATTTACAAATTACGTTGATAAAAAAAATCTTTTAGATAAACATCCAAATTTCAAAGACAAAGTTTATTATATAAAATATAACGATTTTTTTGAAGTAAATAACCTTTGGGGACAATTATTTTTTGGTCCTGGGGGAGAAGCCTCTCTTCCTTTTATTAAAAGAAAACTTAAAAAAAATCTTGAGTAG